The following coding sequences lie in one Longimicrobium sp. genomic window:
- the mprF gene encoding bifunctional lysylphosphatidylglycerol flippase/synthetase MprF, translating into MNRLRMWGPAVLGLLLFAAAGYVLHHQLRGVSYQEVRATLATLPRTALLASVLICAVNYFILTGFDLLGFYYIGRRVPWWKVSVASFTGYAISNSVGFALISGTSVRYRFYSRWGLTAGEISRIVLFYFGTFWLGLLVLGGWSLALDPHPTLNAAWDITARVLGWGLLASAVLYFTASAVWRRPIQFMRWRFELPPPLIVALQFVLSTIDWALAAGIFYVLIPHSQLSFAEFMSAFLTAQMIGLLSHVPGGAGVFEGTMAVLLGGYLTPEQLLSSLVLYRLVYYVGPLGVALMILVADEVRQRRHYFVRWTSTFGALSLQLAPKVLAAFTFVGGGVLLFSGATPGEEGRVYALTRVLPLAVVEASYFLGSVVGVGLLIVSNGVARRLDLAYYLAAAGLAAGIAASILKGGDYEEASLLAFVLVGLILSRPAFDRKAEFFDARFNPGWILAMVAVVGASVWLAFFAFSHVEYSSELWWRFAANQDAPRALRASVGATVAIMAFGVFRLLRPAPPEIHPPTEDELVAAAAAIARQPSTVPYLVYLRDKSLLFNEDRSAFLMYGVQGRTWVAMGDPVGEHREATELIRQFFGRTDDFGGVPVFYQVRKERLHQYADFGLTFVKLGEEAFVELDGFHLDGADRKPFRLALNRFARSGMTFRVVPVPEVPALLPQLEEVSREWLVRKRAAEKGFSLGFFTPDYVRRFPVAVIEEEGRVMAFATVWPGSDRQELSVDLMRFRDDAPRSIMEVLLLQLMAWGKEEGFRRFNLGMAPLSGLELSAVAPVWTRVGHFLFEQGEAFYNFQGLRSYKEKFHPVWEPRYLAYPGGLALARIMADVSALIAGGYRGIFRRGEP; encoded by the coding sequence TACATCGGGCGCAGGGTGCCCTGGTGGAAGGTGTCGGTCGCGTCGTTCACCGGCTACGCCATCTCCAACAGCGTGGGGTTCGCCCTGATCTCGGGCACCTCCGTGCGCTACCGCTTCTACTCGCGCTGGGGGCTCACGGCGGGCGAGATCTCGCGCATCGTGCTCTTCTACTTCGGCACCTTTTGGCTGGGGCTGCTGGTGCTGGGCGGGTGGAGCCTGGCGCTGGACCCCCACCCCACGCTCAACGCGGCGTGGGACATCACGGCGCGGGTGCTGGGGTGGGGCCTCCTGGCCTCGGCGGTCCTGTACTTCACCGCCTCCGCCGTCTGGCGCCGCCCGATCCAGTTCATGCGCTGGCGGTTCGAGCTTCCGCCGCCGCTGATCGTGGCGCTGCAGTTCGTCCTCTCCACCATCGACTGGGCGCTGGCGGCCGGGATCTTTTACGTTCTGATCCCCCACTCGCAGCTCTCCTTCGCCGAGTTCATGAGCGCCTTCCTGACGGCGCAGATGATCGGGTTGCTCAGCCACGTGCCCGGCGGCGCGGGTGTGTTCGAAGGGACGATGGCCGTCCTGCTGGGCGGCTACCTCACGCCGGAGCAGCTCCTCTCGTCGCTGGTGCTGTACCGGCTGGTGTACTACGTGGGGCCGCTGGGCGTGGCGCTGATGATCCTGGTGGCGGACGAGGTGCGCCAGCGGCGGCACTACTTCGTGCGCTGGACGAGCACCTTTGGAGCGCTGTCGCTCCAGCTGGCGCCCAAGGTGCTGGCGGCGTTCACCTTCGTGGGCGGGGGCGTGCTCCTCTTTTCCGGCGCCACGCCTGGGGAGGAGGGGCGCGTGTACGCCCTCACTCGGGTGCTGCCGCTGGCGGTGGTGGAGGCCAGCTACTTCCTGGGGAGCGTGGTGGGAGTGGGGCTGCTGATCGTCTCCAACGGGGTGGCGCGGCGGCTGGACCTGGCGTACTACCTGGCCGCGGCGGGGCTGGCGGCGGGGATCGCGGCCTCCATCCTCAAGGGCGGCGACTACGAGGAGGCGTCGCTGCTGGCGTTCGTGCTGGTGGGGCTCATCCTCAGCCGCCCGGCCTTCGACCGCAAGGCGGAGTTCTTTGACGCGCGCTTCAATCCGGGGTGGATCCTGGCGATGGTGGCGGTGGTGGGTGCCTCGGTCTGGCTCGCCTTCTTCGCCTTCTCGCACGTGGAGTACTCCAGCGAGCTGTGGTGGCGCTTCGCGGCCAACCAGGACGCCCCGCGCGCCCTCCGCGCCTCCGTTGGCGCGACGGTGGCGATCATGGCCTTCGGCGTCTTCCGCCTCCTGCGCCCGGCGCCGCCGGAGATCCACCCGCCCACCGAGGATGAGCTGGTGGCGGCCGCCGCGGCGATCGCGCGGCAGCCGTCCACCGTTCCGTACCTGGTGTACCTGCGCGACAAGTCGCTCCTCTTCAACGAGGACCGCTCGGCCTTCCTGATGTACGGCGTGCAGGGGCGCACCTGGGTGGCGATGGGCGACCCCGTGGGCGAGCACCGCGAGGCGACGGAGCTGATCCGCCAGTTCTTCGGCCGCACGGACGACTTCGGCGGCGTACCCGTGTTCTACCAGGTGCGAAAGGAGCGCCTCCACCAGTACGCGGACTTCGGCCTCACCTTCGTGAAGCTGGGCGAGGAGGCGTTCGTGGAGCTGGACGGGTTCCACCTGGACGGCGCGGACCGCAAGCCCTTCCGCCTGGCCCTCAACCGCTTCGCGCGCAGCGGGATGACCTTTCGCGTCGTCCCCGTCCCCGAGGTGCCCGCGCTCCTTCCGCAGCTGGAGGAGGTGTCGCGCGAGTGGCTGGTGCGCAAGCGCGCGGCGGAGAAGGGTTTCTCGCTCGGCTTCTTCACCCCCGATTACGTGCGGCGCTTCCCCGTGGCCGTGATCGAGGAGGAGGGGCGCGTGATGGCCTTCGCCACGGTGTGGCCGGGCTCGGACCGCCAGGAGCTCTCCGTGGACCTGATGCGCTTCCGCGACGATGCGCCGCGCAGCATCATGGAGGTGCTCCTCCTGCAGCTGATGGCGTGGGGGAAGGAGGAGGGTTTCCGGCGCTTCAACCTGGGGATGGCGCCGCTCTCTGGCCTGGAGCTCTCCGCCGTGGCGCCGGTGTGGACGCGCGTGGGGCACTTCCTTTTCGAGCAGGGGGAGGCGTTCTACAACTTCCAGGGGCTGCGCAGCTACAAGGAGAAGTTCCACCCGGTGTGGGAGCCGCGCTACCTGGCGTACCCCGGCGGCCTCGCCCTGGCCCGCATCATGGCCGACGTCTCCGCCTTGATCGCCGGCGGCTATCGCGGCATCTTTCGCCGGGGCGAGCCTTGA